The following coding sequences are from one Pseudonocardia sp. EC080619-01 window:
- a CDS encoding alpha/beta fold hydrolase, whose amino-acid sequence MSGTETFTFSGRDGTAVTAYRWLPHDREEVRGIVQLTHGMGEHALRYVALAAALTGRGFAVYAQDHRGHGATAGGPEGYGVLGDDGWDQLVADIGVLSAQAREEQPGVPLVLLGHSMGSFAVQQYLVADAPPPDAVVLSGTAVLDLMEQGLDLSVPMDLSSFNAPFEQRTGYEWLSRDTAQVDAYVGDARCGFGIDLPGTRAMFERARPLADAGTLRRIPGGLPVHVVVGDEDPVNGGLALVRPLTERYAAAGMHDVTLRIWPGARHEVFNETNRDEIVAELLTWLDRVVPDTRSH is encoded by the coding sequence ATGAGCGGGACCGAGACCTTCACCTTCTCCGGCCGGGACGGCACCGCCGTCACCGCCTACCGGTGGCTCCCCCACGACCGGGAGGAGGTGCGGGGGATCGTCCAGCTGACGCACGGGATGGGCGAGCACGCGCTGCGCTACGTCGCGCTCGCCGCGGCGCTCACCGGTCGCGGCTTCGCCGTGTACGCCCAGGACCACCGCGGTCACGGCGCCACCGCGGGCGGGCCGGAGGGCTACGGCGTGCTCGGTGACGACGGCTGGGACCAGCTCGTCGCCGACATCGGCGTGCTGTCCGCGCAGGCCCGCGAGGAGCAGCCCGGGGTGCCGCTGGTGCTGCTGGGGCACAGCATGGGTTCGTTCGCGGTGCAGCAGTACCTGGTCGCCGACGCGCCACCGCCGGACGCCGTGGTGCTGTCCGGCACCGCCGTGCTGGACCTGATGGAGCAGGGGCTCGACCTCTCGGTCCCGATGGACCTGTCGTCGTTCAACGCGCCGTTCGAGCAGCGCACCGGCTACGAGTGGCTGTCCCGCGACACCGCCCAGGTGGACGCCTACGTCGGCGACGCGCGCTGTGGCTTCGGCATCGACCTGCCCGGCACCCGCGCGATGTTCGAGCGCGCGCGGCCGCTCGCCGACGCCGGAACGCTCCGGCGGATCCCGGGCGGGCTGCCGGTGCACGTCGTCGTCGGCGACGAGGACCCGGTGAACGGGGGCCTCGCGCTGGTCCGCCCGCTCACCGAGCGCTACGCCGCGGCCGGGATGCACGACGTGACGCTGCGGATCTGGCCGGGCGCCCGGCACGAGGTGTTCAACGAGACGAACCGCGACGAGATCGTCGCCGAGCTGCTGACCTGGCTCGACCGCGTCGTCCCCGACACGAGGAGCCACTAG
- a CDS encoding DUF1707 domain-containing protein produces MTTTPDTTDEVPAVTTTDAVPAPTTSTRDDAVLASDAEREHVTDRLRHAAAEGRLTLAEADERQAAAYAARTRAQLVPLLAGLPPTPQPRRPRRGPLTPRARRILGVHAGITVAVLLFLVVAAVFGPAPLFMPIGPAFWLGLILFVHSRRAEREPSPDEAVPAELR; encoded by the coding sequence ATGACGACCACACCGGACACCACCGACGAGGTCCCGGCGGTCACCACGACCGACGCGGTCCCCGCACCCACGACCAGCACCCGCGACGACGCCGTCCTCGCCTCCGACGCCGAACGCGAGCACGTCACCGACCGGCTCCGGCACGCGGCGGCCGAGGGCCGCCTGACCCTCGCCGAGGCCGACGAGCGCCAGGCCGCCGCCTACGCCGCCCGGACCCGCGCCCAGCTCGTCCCGCTGCTGGCCGGCCTGCCGCCGACGCCGCAGCCCCGCAGACCCCGGCGCGGGCCGCTCACCCCGCGCGCCCGCCGGATCCTCGGCGTGCACGCCGGGATCACCGTCGCCGTGCTGCTGTTCCTGGTGGTCGCGGCCGTGTTCGGCCCGGCTCCGCTGTTCATGCCGATCGGGCCCGCGTTCTGGCTCGGGCTGATCCTGTTCGTGCACTCGCGGCGGGCCGAGCGCGAGCCGTCGCCGGACGAGGCCGTCCCCGCGGAGCTCCGGTGA
- a CDS encoding TIGR03617 family F420-dependent LLM class oxidoreductase, translated as MRVDTTGGFSAGPLETETTAVEAEKEGYDTLSVPETSHDAFVALGLAARATSRIRLQSAIAVAFARNPMTLAYQANDVQLVSGGRFDLGLGSQVRPHIERRFGMPWSRPAARMEDFVRALRTIWDAWATGDRLRYEGEFYSHTLMTEFFSPGPNPHGPPPVMLAAVGERMTEVAGRVTDGLLAHSLTSPSYLAEVTLPALRRGRGTDDLTGFDVCLPVFVVLGADADARAAAEAGVRRQIAFYASTPPYRPVLEHHGRGELADRLNRLSRQQAWDEMAGLVDDDVLDLFAVSGPPDAVAAGVVSGYGDLVDRISLNTPYDADPALVLDVVTRLRAA; from the coding sequence GTGCGCGTGGACACCACCGGCGGGTTCTCCGCCGGTCCGCTCGAGACCGAGACGACCGCCGTCGAGGCGGAGAAGGAGGGCTACGACACCCTCTCGGTGCCGGAGACCTCGCACGACGCGTTCGTCGCGCTCGGCCTCGCCGCGCGGGCGACCAGCCGGATCCGGTTGCAGTCGGCGATCGCGGTCGCGTTCGCCCGCAACCCGATGACGCTCGCGTACCAGGCCAACGACGTGCAGCTGGTCTCCGGCGGGCGGTTCGACCTCGGCCTCGGCTCGCAGGTGCGTCCGCACATCGAGCGCCGGTTCGGGATGCCGTGGAGCAGGCCCGCGGCCCGGATGGAGGACTTCGTCCGTGCCCTGCGGACGATCTGGGACGCGTGGGCGACCGGCGACCGGCTCCGCTACGAGGGCGAGTTCTACTCGCACACCCTGATGACGGAGTTCTTCTCCCCGGGCCCGAACCCGCACGGCCCGCCGCCGGTGATGCTCGCGGCGGTCGGGGAACGGATGACGGAGGTGGCCGGCCGGGTCACCGACGGGCTGCTCGCGCACTCGCTGACCTCGCCGTCGTACCTGGCGGAGGTGACGCTGCCCGCGCTGCGCCGCGGCCGCGGGACCGACGACCTGACGGGGTTCGACGTCTGCCTGCCGGTGTTCGTGGTGCTCGGCGCGGACGCCGACGCCCGGGCCGCCGCGGAGGCGGGGGTGCGCCGGCAGATCGCGTTCTACGCGTCGACGCCGCCGTACCGTCCGGTGCTGGAGCACCACGGTCGCGGCGAGCTGGCCGACCGGCTCAACAGGCTCTCCCGGCAGCAGGCCTGGGACGAGATGGCCGGGCTGGTCGACGACGACGTGCTGGACCTGTTCGCGGTCTCCGGCCCACCGGACGCGGTCGCCGCGGGTGTGGTCTCCGGCTACGGGGACCTGGTGGACCGGATCTCGCTGAACACGCCGTACGACGCCGATCCCGCGCTGGTCCTCGACGTCGTCACCCGGCTGCGCGCGGCCTGA
- a CDS encoding sensor histidine kinase, whose protein sequence is MPADRRPRWWGGVVRTLVLPAVVALLTAGGTAFGAARRGGWEWYGGPVLPGGGPSIDGLAVVLLAIGPLALVFRRADRIVALAVAAGAVVAYLGLGYPPAGPTGLALGVAIVSAVAAGLHHRALVVVVAAAVVLVGWVLLSGRPVPWTAGGPVLAWLLALFAVGALWRVRRERMEQARRAAEEQRRRRAGEERLRIAQELHDVLGHHVSLINVQAGVALFLMDDDPEQARTALTEIKRASRDLLREMRSTLGVLRAVDEEAPRLPTPGLDRLDALLDEVRAAGLPVDRRTEGEPRPLPTGVDLAAYRIVQESLTNTRRHAGAAAAVVTLRFPAGELELTVDDDGTGPAGDAVEGTGLTGMRERARSVGGTLDAGPGPERGFRVHARLPAAPLGEPDGDGAVGAGRVDA, encoded by the coding sequence GTGCCCGCCGATCGCCGTCCGCGCTGGTGGGGCGGGGTCGTGCGGACCCTCGTCCTGCCCGCCGTCGTCGCGCTGCTCACCGCCGGTGGGACGGCGTTCGGCGCGGCCCGGCGGGGCGGCTGGGAGTGGTACGGCGGCCCGGTGCTCCCCGGTGGCGGGCCGTCGATCGACGGGCTGGCCGTCGTCCTGCTGGCGATCGGGCCGCTCGCGCTGGTGTTCCGGCGGGCCGACCGGATCGTGGCGCTGGCCGTTGCGGCCGGGGCCGTCGTCGCCTACCTGGGGCTGGGGTACCCGCCGGCCGGCCCGACCGGGCTGGCGCTCGGGGTCGCGATCGTCTCCGCGGTCGCCGCCGGGCTGCACCACCGGGCGCTCGTGGTGGTCGTCGCGGCCGCCGTCGTGCTGGTCGGCTGGGTGCTGCTGAGCGGACGGCCGGTGCCGTGGACCGCGGGTGGTCCGGTCCTCGCCTGGCTGCTGGCGCTGTTCGCGGTGGGCGCGCTGTGGCGGGTCCGCCGGGAGCGCATGGAGCAGGCCCGCCGCGCGGCCGAGGAGCAGCGCCGCCGCCGGGCGGGCGAGGAGCGGCTGCGGATCGCGCAGGAACTGCACGACGTGCTCGGTCACCACGTCTCGCTGATCAACGTGCAGGCCGGGGTGGCGCTGTTCCTGATGGACGACGACCCGGAGCAGGCCCGGACCGCGCTCACCGAGATCAAGCGGGCCAGCCGCGACCTGCTCCGCGAGATGCGCTCGACGCTGGGCGTGCTGCGCGCCGTCGACGAGGAGGCACCCCGGCTGCCGACCCCGGGCCTGGACCGGCTGGACGCGCTGCTCGACGAGGTCCGCGCCGCCGGGCTGCCGGTCGACCGGCGCACCGAGGGCGAGCCCCGGCCGCTGCCGACCGGCGTCGACCTGGCCGCCTACCGGATCGTGCAGGAGTCGCTGACCAACACCCGCCGGCACGCGGGGGCCGCGGCCGCCGTCGTCACGCTGCGGTTCCCGGCCGGCGAGCTGGAGCTGACCGTCGACGACGACGGCACCGGCCCCGCCGGGGACGCGGTCGAGGGGACCGGACTGACCGGCATGCGGGAACGGGCCCGGTCGGTCGGCGGCACGCTCGACGCGGGCCCCGGGCCGGAGCGCGGGTTCCGGGTGCACGCCCGGCTCCCCGCCGCGCCGCTCGGCGAGCCGGACGGCGACGGCGCCGTCGGAGCCGGGAGGGTGGACGCGTGA
- a CDS encoding alpha/beta hydrolase produces the protein MGTDRTAATDRIARELRRPVRRVPPLPLHLPWLLRLGQRLSRRGRPVAVDGVRTTTEPGPPPVRIYVPDHRASGGALLWIHGGGLVLGSPMIDEKRCGTLAAELGVVVVSVDYRLAPGDPFPAAVDDCHAAWTRLRDDTAHLGIDPGRIVVGGASAGAGLAAALAQRLHDEQGPQPLAQWLYYPMLDDRTAARRELDLPRHRVWSNRNNEVGWRSYLGHAPGTVTPPPYAAPARREDLAGLPPAWIGVGDVDLFHDEDVDYADRLRAAGVPVTLDVVPGAPHGFDGWGTGTTIADGFSARAVDWLRSTFEPGEH, from the coding sequence GTGGGCACCGACCGGACCGCAGCGACCGACCGGATCGCCCGGGAGCTCCGGCGCCCCGTGCGCCGGGTCCCGCCGCTGCCGCTGCACCTCCCGTGGCTGCTGCGGCTCGGGCAGCGCCTGTCCCGGCGCGGCCGCCCGGTCGCCGTCGACGGCGTCCGCACGACGACCGAGCCGGGCCCGCCACCGGTCCGGATCTACGTGCCCGACCACCGGGCGTCCGGCGGCGCGCTCCTGTGGATCCACGGCGGTGGCCTGGTCCTCGGCTCACCGATGATCGACGAGAAGCGCTGCGGCACGCTCGCGGCCGAGCTCGGCGTGGTCGTGGTCTCGGTCGACTACCGGCTCGCCCCCGGTGACCCGTTCCCCGCCGCGGTGGACGACTGCCACGCCGCCTGGACCCGGCTGCGTGACGACACCGCCCACCTCGGGATCGACCCGGGCCGGATCGTCGTCGGAGGGGCGAGCGCCGGGGCCGGCCTGGCCGCGGCCCTCGCGCAGCGGCTGCACGACGAGCAGGGACCGCAACCGCTCGCGCAGTGGCTCTACTACCCGATGCTCGACGACCGCACCGCCGCCCGCCGGGAGCTCGACCTGCCCCGGCACCGCGTGTGGAGCAACCGCAACAACGAGGTCGGCTGGCGCAGCTACCTCGGGCACGCGCCCGGCACCGTGACCCCGCCGCCGTACGCCGCCCCGGCCCGGCGCGAGGACCTCGCGGGTCTCCCACCGGCCTGGATCGGGGTCGGCGACGTCGACCTGTTCCACGACGAGGACGTCGACTACGCCGACCGGCTCCGCGCCGCGGGCGTGCCGGTGACCCTCGACGTCGTGCCCGGCGCACCGCACGGTTTCGACGGCTGGGGCACCGGCACCACGATCGCCGACGGGTTCAGCGCCCGCGCGGTCGACTGGCTGCGCAGCACGTTCGAACCCGGTGAGCATTGA
- a CDS encoding SRPBCC family protein — translation MTEAPDRTYVYTTYIRSTPEQVFRALTTPEFTMQYWGGAELTSDWQVGSPLEAVHPDRDDFIGRILAVEPPHRLSYTFTGRAEEAAGRPPTVVEFGISAFGEEAVKLQVTHTGFTPDEQGTQDMRDVGEGWPAILAALKTLLETERPLASPGHFAPRVPARS, via the coding sequence ATGACCGAGGCACCTGACCGCACCTACGTCTACACGACCTACATCCGCAGCACGCCCGAGCAGGTCTTCCGGGCGCTGACCACGCCCGAGTTCACGATGCAGTACTGGGGCGGCGCCGAGCTGACCTCGGACTGGCAGGTCGGCAGCCCGCTCGAGGCCGTACACCCCGACCGCGACGACTTCATCGGGAGGATCCTCGCCGTCGAGCCGCCGCACCGGCTCTCGTACACCTTCACCGGGCGGGCGGAGGAGGCCGCGGGACGGCCGCCGACGGTCGTCGAGTTCGGGATCTCGGCGTTCGGCGAGGAGGCGGTGAAACTGCAGGTCACCCACACCGGCTTCACCCCGGACGAGCAGGGCACCCAGGACATGCGCGACGTCGGCGAGGGCTGGCCCGCGATCCTCGCGGCACTCAAGACGTTGCTGGAGACCGAGCGTCCGCTGGCCTCGCCCGGCCACTTCGCACCCCGGGTCCCGGCACGCAGCTGA
- a CDS encoding helix-turn-helix transcriptional regulator codes for MTDVDAVFRALADPTRRQILDRLHERGGQTLGELCDGLEMSRQAVSKHLGLLESAGLVSAVRRGREKLHHLDPVPIQEIHDRWIGKFERSRVQAITSLRAALEDDDDRGT; via the coding sequence GTGACCGACGTCGACGCCGTCTTCCGGGCCCTCGCGGACCCGACCCGGCGGCAGATCCTCGACCGGTTGCACGAACGGGGCGGGCAGACGCTCGGCGAGCTGTGCGATGGCCTGGAGATGAGCCGGCAGGCGGTCTCCAAGCACCTCGGACTGCTGGAGTCCGCCGGGCTGGTGTCCGCCGTCCGCCGCGGCCGGGAGAAGCTCCACCATCTCGACCCGGTGCCCATCCAGGAGATCCACGACCGGTGGATCGGGAAGTTCGAGCGCAGCCGGGTGCAGGCGATCACGTCCCTGCGCGCCGCGCTGGAGGACGACGATGACCGAGGCACCTGA
- a CDS encoding nuclease-related domain-containing protein, giving the protein MTDTTGRTGTHDTVDRSRTLDLAQHYPGRRAGHVAAHVRSAGRPDRNWRLGADGEVRTAHLLERLTGRTRRDRLLGRPPRWRVLHSVPLDGGAADLDHVLIGPPGICVINTRHHRHRTVLLDGDRLVVSGVATDAIPRARAEARRVRELLLPRLGPGAADVRVRPVVAVVGTPMRVRRWPDDVVVATEGALVFALRGMAPALGAAEVDHIHTVARRPDSWS; this is encoded by the coding sequence ATGACGGACACGACAGGCAGGACCGGGACCCACGACACCGTCGACCGTTCCCGCACACTCGACCTCGCCCAGCACTACCCGGGGCGCCGGGCGGGCCACGTGGCCGCCCACGTCCGCAGCGCCGGCCGGCCCGACCGGAACTGGCGCCTCGGTGCCGACGGTGAGGTGCGCACCGCGCACCTGCTGGAGCGGCTGACCGGGCGGACCCGGCGCGACCGGCTGCTGGGCAGGCCACCGCGCTGGCGGGTGCTCCACTCGGTCCCGCTCGACGGCGGCGCGGCCGACCTCGACCACGTCCTGATCGGCCCGCCCGGGATCTGCGTGATCAACACCCGGCACCACCGGCACCGCACGGTCCTCCTCGACGGCGACCGCCTGGTGGTCTCGGGTGTCGCGACGGACGCGATCCCACGGGCCCGTGCGGAGGCCCGGCGGGTCCGGGAGCTGCTGCTCCCGCGGCTGGGGCCCGGTGCCGCCGACGTGCGGGTCCGGCCGGTCGTCGCGGTGGTCGGCACCCCGATGCGGGTCCGGCGCTGGCCCGACGACGTCGTCGTCGCGACCGAGGGGGCGCTCGTGTTCGCGCTGCGCGGGATGGCACCGGCCCTCGGCGCCGCCGAGGTCGACCACATCCACACGGTCGCCCGCCGCCCGGACAGCTGGAGCTGA
- a CDS encoding DUF1992 domain-containing protein, whose product MDPRFESPVDRAVREAAERGEFDDLPGRGRPLPGAGTTGPVDENWWVRGYLRREGLSGDALLPPSVQLRKELDGIDAAVVRFVDERRVREHVDEVNSRVVDFMRHPMGPRVPIRKLDADEVVARWRAGRAPRCTGPAAGAPSPARAAGAPPPGRGWWRRLLRRH is encoded by the coding sequence GTGGATCCGCGATTCGAGTCGCCGGTCGACCGGGCCGTCCGGGAGGCGGCCGAGCGGGGCGAGTTCGACGACCTGCCCGGCAGGGGCCGCCCGCTGCCGGGCGCCGGGACCACCGGCCCGGTCGACGAGAACTGGTGGGTCCGCGGCTACCTGCGGCGCGAGGGACTCTCCGGCGACGCGCTGCTCCCGCCGTCGGTCCAGCTCCGCAAGGAGCTCGACGGGATCGACGCGGCGGTCGTGCGCTTCGTCGACGAACGCCGGGTCCGCGAGCACGTCGACGAGGTCAACTCCCGGGTCGTCGACTTCATGCGACACCCGATGGGGCCGCGGGTGCCGATCCGGAAGCTCGACGCCGACGAGGTGGTGGCCCGCTGGCGGGCCGGCCGCGCGCCGCGCTGTACCGGACCGGCGGCCGGGGCACCGTCGCCGGCACGCGCCGCCGGCGCCCCGCCGCCCGGCCGCGGGTGGTGGCGCCGCCTGCTGCGGCGCCACTGA